CTTGAACCAGATCGTGATCGGAGAGCAGAACTCTATATTGAGATGCAAGAAATAATGGATGAGGAAGTAGTTTTTATTCCTATATCCTATGATATTGGAGTCCATGCCAGTAGAGATTATATTAACCCAACTTATCTCTATCATTACTCACTTTATCAGCATTTCGAGCTAGCAGAGTAAAGGTAGTAGTTAAATTAGAGCTAAAAATAATATAATTCTATTAAAACCTGCTTCGGTTCATGGCCGGGGCAGGTTTATTGAAATGGACTTTAATTTTTTGGTATCAATTCAATTTAAGTTCCTGGTCTAATTTACTGAAATAGGGGGGGGAGGAAGATGTTTTCGTATATAGCCAGAAGAGCTCTTTTGATCTTTATTACTGTACTGGGAGCAATTATACTTTTGTTTATTCTATTTCAATTTATGCCAGGAGATATGGCGACAATTCTTTTAGGTCCAAGAGCTTCAGAGGCATTAATAGAAAGTTATCGAGTTAGAATGGGGCTTGATCAGCCAGTATATATTCAGATTTTCCGTTATTTAAGCAATGTCTTAAGAGGAGATTTAGGAACTGATGTTTTAAATCATCTGCCAGTTAGTAGTTTGATTTTGAATGTTTTACCTAACACGATAATATTAGCTTTTTCTGCTATTTTTATGGCCTGCCTGATAGGAATACCTTTAGGGGTCTTTTCCGCTTCTAATCAGGGGTCGTTTTTTGATTTTTTGACTGGGCTTTTATCAATTTCAATGATCACAATCCCCCATTTTCTGGCAGGAATTTTATTATTATTGATCTTTGCTGTTTATCTTGGCTGGTTTCCAGCAATGGGAGCTGGGCAGTCAGGTGATATCTTTAATCAGCTCTATCACCTTGTTCTGCCAGCAACAGCTCTAGGGCTTGGCTGGGTAGGCTATATCGCCAGGTTAACCAGAGCTACAGTTTTAGAAGAACTAAGAGCTGATTATGTCAGGACAGCTCGATCTAAAGGTTTACAGGAAAAAGTTGTACTTTATAAACATGTCCTCCGCTGCTCAATTATTCCAGTAATTGCAGTAATAGGTGTTGGTTTTGGCAACCTGATGGGTGGTGCTGTATTAATAGAAATAGTTTTCCATCGCCCTGGGCTTGGTTATATGATTTATAGAGCAATTGCAACAAGAAACTTCCCTGTTCTCCAGGGAGGGTTAATAGTTGCTATTTTTCTTTATGCCCTGGCTAATTTTGCAGCTGATCTCTCTTATGTCTTTATAGACCCCAGAGTCAGGGGTGAATAATAATGACCAGTGAAAAAGCATTAGAGTTAGAAAAGCGAAAGAAGAGGAAATCAAAATTAAAAAAGATCATGACTAGACCCTCCGGTCTTATAGGTTCAGTTATGGTTATATTAATATTACTGGCAGCTATCTTTGCCCCATTTATTGCTCCAAGGGATCCTTTGCAGATAAATGTTATGAATCGGTTTGAAGGACCTGGACGAGAGTTCAGGCTAGGAACAGATGATATTGGCAGAGATTTATTAAGTAGAATCATTTATGGATCACGGATAGCATTATCAGTTGCTATTCCAGCAATTATTTTTGGAGTTGTTATAGGCTTGATACTGGGCATAACAGCTGGTTATAGCTCTGAAAAGGTAGATAGCTCTCTGATAGTCTTCTTTGATATCCTGAGATCCATGCCAGCATTAATTTTTGCAATTGTTATTTTAACCATGTTAGGCCCCAGTATTTATGTTCTGCCTGTAATCAT
The Halonatronomonas betaini genome window above contains:
- a CDS encoding ABC transporter permease; protein product: MFSYIARRALLIFITVLGAIILLFILFQFMPGDMATILLGPRASEALIESYRVRMGLDQPVYIQIFRYLSNVLRGDLGTDVLNHLPVSSLILNVLPNTIILAFSAIFMACLIGIPLGVFSASNQGSFFDFLTGLLSISMITIPHFLAGILLLLIFAVYLGWFPAMGAGQSGDIFNQLYHLVLPATALGLGWVGYIARLTRATVLEELRADYVRTARSKGLQEKVVLYKHVLRCSIIPVIAVIGVGFGNLMGGAVLIEIVFHRPGLGYMIYRAIATRNFPVLQGGLIVAIFLYALANFAADLSYVFIDPRVRGE
- a CDS encoding ABC transporter permease, coding for MTSEKALELEKRKKRKSKLKKIMTRPSGLIGSVMVILILLAAIFAPFIAPRDPLQINVMNRFEGPGREFRLGTDDIGRDLLSRIIYGSRIALSVAIPAIIFGVVIGLILGITAGYSSEKVDSSLIVFFDILRSMPALIFAIVILTMLGPSIYVLPVIMGVTRVPIYGRLIRASTLRVKYNEYVVASQALGGSKARTMFKHILPNVAAPLFIQAAMDIPVMITFEAGLSFLGLGVPPPAPSWGHILRTGYLNVRHAPHIVIYGGLALIVATLGFTLLGETLRDVFDPRLQRKGES